A part of Aegilops tauschii subsp. strangulata cultivar AL8/78 chromosome 2, Aet v6.0, whole genome shotgun sequence genomic DNA contains:
- the LOC141040924 gene encoding uncharacterized protein produces the protein MHFDSASALQGAGAGDVLVSLTKDKLYYAMQLCFQHGEKVSNNITEYEGLTGSLRATAALGIKRLTIKGDSQLVVNFSNKECKPKHEHMRAYLEEVRKIKKCFLGLELQHVLHGVNKEADGIANRASCCEPQKPGVFEEQLFKPSATPSAAGPALLREELPPAPTSGAPA, from the coding sequence ATGCACTTTGACAGTGCCTCCGCGCtgcagggcgcgggggctggagacGTACTCGTCTCACTGACcaaggacaagctctactatgccATGCAGCTTTGCTTCCAGCATGgagagaaggtctccaacaacatcacaGAGTATGAGGGTTTGACTGGTAGCCTCAGGGCCACGGCCGCACTGGGGAtcaagcgcctcaccatcaaagGCGACTCCCAGCTcgtcgtcaacttctccaacaaggagTGCAAACCAAAGCATGAGCACATGCGGGCTTACCTGGAAGAGGTACGGAAAATCAAAAAGTGCTTCTTGGGCTTGGAATTGCAGCACGTCCTGCACGGCGTGAACAAGGAAGCAGACGGCATCGCCAACAGGGCATCTTGTTGCGAGCCTCAaaagcctggcgtcttcgaggagcagctcttcaagccatcagcgacACCCTCGGCCGCGGGTCCGGCGCTGCTCAGGGAGGAGCTGCCACCGGCCCCGACCTCAGGAGCCCCGGCTTAG